The Cylindrospermum stagnale PCC 7417 genome segment AGATAACTGATGATCAACAATTCTTACCCAAATATGGTTAAGGCATGGGGGACTGTCATTAGCATCATGGCTAGCATCCCATAAAGACATTACAGCCCTAGCAGAATCAATATCAGCCACTAATTTATCAATAACTTCCTGAATTTGGTCACGCCCAAACCAAGAACGTAAACGTTGACCATAAGTATATTTAACTCCTTCTTGTTGAGGAGCATCATCTAAAATTTGTGAAATATATTCTTGAATAAAACTGCGGTCAATTGGTAAATAATTCGGTTCAGGAAAGTAGAAATCAGCAGGCTCATCTGTAACAATCGCTATCAAATCTATTAATTCTTGCCATTGTCCATCATAGCCAGTTGGGCGAATTGTTCCCGTTGTCTTAATTCGATGAATGATTTTTACCCAAGTTTCTGCTATAGTCTTACCTTCGATTCTGTGTCCGTAGCGTGGCCCTGGTAAAACTGTTGGTTCAACAGCAGACATGGGAAAGTCTAGGGGAACGCCCCAAGGTTGAATTGCTGCTTTTTGGGCATAAGATTTAACTTGATTAACTGCTTCTGTAATTGATTTAGCTTCTTGCCAGTTTACAGAATGCCGCAGTTTTTCTAAAGCATTAATATCAATATCAATATCAATATAACCGGGAATAGCAGAGCGAATTACCCAAGATTTCCGCCCTGTGTCGCTGATGCTTTCTTCAACTCCATTACGGAAAAAATCTAGTAAACATTGGCACGCACCAGCGTTTTTGTCTTCCTTAGTAGCGTTGAGAACCACTAAAAAGCGTACATGGGGGTTATGTAGCAAATTGCGAATTAGTAAGTTTATCCCCCTAGTGGGTGAATACAACTGCCCTATTACAGCATACTCTGACGGTTGAAGGTGTTTTGCGATCGCATCTCTCACAGTCCACCCTGTAATCACTGCTGTTTGTCCAGTTCCATAAATCAACTGGTTGGGCTTATGCTGCGCTGCGTAGCGAAATTGAGTTGCTTGACTTGTTTCTATCATCTTTGGCTAAAAGTCAAACTTAAATACCCTAACATCCAATGACAATTAACAGATTCTATTTTTACAAATATTAATTTACTTTTTTACATCCACAGTACAACCAAAAGTTCCAATTATCCTACCAACTAAAAACCCCTCTATATTAAGAGGATGTCTGATTCGTATCAGAATTGATCGAGATCCCTCCTTGCTCCCCTTTCCAAGGGGGGAAAAAGCTCTTTAAGAGGGGTTTTGTTTATTTTGACAATAAACCAGTATTTAGTTAGATGAATCATCAGCGAATGATGCAAGCTGCGACTCAACAGCGTTGAGATAACTTTGATCATTCAAAACTTGTGCTGGTAACTTGTTCGCTTTGATAGCAGCCTTTACCACATCTTCTGCTGTAAGCTTTCCTGTTTGATATTCAAATATCAAAGCGCTTGCACTGGGAATACCTTGCTCTTTCAGATAGCCTTGATAAGCAAGAAAAGCAACATTAAATGGTTTGAGATGGTTGACATTAAGGGAGTTGCCGGCTGGGTTTATTGCTTGAGCAATATTGTTGCTAGTAGGTGTTTGAGCGCTAGCGATTCCTTGTAAAAGTGCAATAGAAGCGATCATGAGTGCAGACTTTATCAAAGTTGTGAGTTTCATAGATTTATGATCAACTAGAAGTAGGTGTAATTAACGTTTTTTGGTAAGAAATTTTTCTTTTGATCAACTCGATAGTGCTAATGTAGCTTAGGAGATTCAAAACTTGTTAAGACCCATCATGTGATAAGCAAGAAAAGCAGTATCAAAGGGTTTGAGGTAATTGATATTCGGGGAATAACTAGATAAAGTCTTAGGCTTGATTGCTGTGTCTATTGATGGATTAGTATTGCTATTATCAACCACTTTATTCCTAGTCATTCCACAGAAGAGTGTGACAAAAGCAAATAACTGTGCAGTAGATTTTAATGTTGTAAGTTTCATGGAGTTATCCTTAACTAGAACGAAGTTTAATCACTACTCTTTATTACTATCTATGGTCAACTTTTTGCTCAATTTCAACTTTTTCCATTTAGACTACTTGGGTGTTTTTTGCTTCATCCAAATGGGCGGTTTCAATTCACCCAAATTTGAGAAATTGGGAGTTTGTAGGAAGTTTAGTCAATAGCAATTCAGAGAAAGCAGAGATGACCTGCATAAAATCCTTTGGTCGCAAGCACTTCTAAAAAATGTGCTTGCTCACCTCTGCATAGTTATGGTGTGTTTTCACTATGTTTTTTGGCTTTAGGCTAGAAATCGAAATCTAACCTTGTACTGGCTAGGTAAGTTCGTATAACAATATGTTAGGAAGTCTCGTTGATAAGAGCAAATATTTTTAATTCTTGAATTGATAAATAAAAGTTATTATTAAGTTATTTCCGGAGTTGTGACGACAAGCTTGAATTGAATAATGACTGAGAGCGTGTACCAATTGAGAGCGGAGACTAACTCAACCCACTACCTCTGCATCAAACTTCATCCGCAGCGGATGGAGACAGGTTATATATTTTATATTATGCGGCTACTCGTCTACGCACCAGCTTGACACCCTATGCAGAACTGCTCAACAGTCGTTCAGAGATGACTATTTTGGTCTCTCTCATAAGATTAGACCTCTTTATAGGACATAGCATCTTTGGTGTTTTGGCGAATCTAAATCAATCCTAAATCATTTATGAAAACTCTCCTTCTTTCCTCCTCTCTGTGACTCTGCGTGAGACAAAAAATTAATTTTTACAAATCAGATAAGATTGCTAGATAAAAACCAATTTATTTTTTGTAGCTGAAGGAAAAATAAAAAATGGGAACTCGGTAAATTTACTGTATATGAATTTAGGGAAAATTATGTTATTTTAACAGCTAATAATAGCAAGAGATGCAGAATTTATTGGAGGAGCTATGGCTTTAACTACTTCCACAACCTTGCCTTTAACCACTCAACCACAATATTTGCATCTATCTAAGGTGGTATCTGCAAAAAAAATCACCTCTCGACTTTTGCAGCTAAAAAATCACTCTTGGCAATGTTTATTTGTCGGCATTGCTTTTTTGTGAAGCATATCCAAGCAGAGTTAGCGCTGTTAGCCACAGATTACAGCACAAGTTATTTGGAGATTGTTACCTTCAATGCCAATGAATGATGCGAAAAACTACCCTGATGATGTACCAGAGTTATTAAAGTTAATGGCTACGGAACTTGGGTTTAAATGCGCCTTAGGATGTTTATCTGGTTTATCTCATAACATGACATTATTGTTACCCTCAAAATATTAACCCATGAAACTTAAAATTGCTATTGTGGTTCATGGTCGCTTCCATGCATTCGATTTGGCACGGGAATTAATTAAGCAGGGAAATGATGTTACTCTATTTACGAATTATCCCAAGAACATCGTCGAGAAATTCGGGATTAACAAAAAACATGTTAAATCGTTTTTAATACATGGTATCTTTGCTCGGATTTCGGGTAAAGTTCAGAGAATTCTAGATCAGGTTAATTTAGAAGCTTTGCTTCATACTAAATTTTCTAGCTGGGCTACTCAAATTATCGTCAAACAAGAATATGATGTGGTCTATGCTTTTAGTGGAGTTGCCGAAGAGATTTTTCAAGCCCTATCAAATAAGCATGTACTTAAAGCTGTTGTCAGAGGTTCTGCTCATATTCGGACTCAATTTCAAATTCTTTCAGCAGAAGAGAAACGGGCTAGGGTATCCGTTGATAAACCAAGTAACTGGATCATTGCTAGGGAAGAGCGAGAATATCAAATTTCTGATCTAGTTATAGTACTCTCGACCTTTGCTAAACGATCTTTTATTGATCAAGGTATTGTCCAAGAGAAACTTAAAGTTCTACCTTTAGGCACTCAATTAGAAAAATTTTACCCAGTTCGGCAGGTTATTAAAGAGCGGTGTCACAGAATTAGCTCTAAAAACCCACTTCGTGTCTTAATGGTTGGTACTTATTCATATCGCAAAGGTGCGATAGATTTTAGTAAAATAGCTGAATTAGGAGGTAATCATTTCCAATTTAAATTCGTTGGTAATGTTAACAGCGAAGTTAGTCAACTAGTCCAAAATAGTAGTGGTAATATTGAATTTATTCCCAAGCAGCCTCAATATGAATTACCCGAATTTTACGCTTGGGCAGATATATTCATTTTTACAACTATTGAAGATGGTTATGCTGTAGTTTTAGCCCAAGCTCAAGCTGCCGGAATACCAATTCTTTCTACTACAAACTGTGCTAGTCTAGATATCGTCGTTGAAGGAGAAACCGGTTGGATATTGCCAATTCGTAGCCCCGAAAGCTTTGTAGAGCGCTTGATGTGGTGCGATCAACATAGACAAGATTTAGTGCAAATGGTGTGGAGAATTTATCAAAATTTTCAGCCAAGGGATTGGGCAGAGGTGGCTGCTGACTTTGTTGATATAAGTTACACAGAAATAAGTAAGAAGCTGGAAGTTTAGAGCACCTACGTTGCTGCTATTGACTATTTGGTTCGGCAGAATAACTAGTGCATCGGGGCAAAAATAACTAACCAGTGAGGTTCAACTCAAAAGCTTGTGGAATCTACTTTTTTAATTGTTAATTGTTAATTCCGAGAAAGCGATACTCACTAGTGATATTTTCAGGTAAGTCTTAGTAGAGTTTGGATTGAGCCAACCTAGATACAAGGGACTAATAGAATCGAAATATTTTTGTGATTAAACAGCTATATAGTTAATGACTTTAAACATTAGCTAAAGCTACCTACATATTCATCCTACCTATAAAGAACATACAAGACTAGCTTAACTAGTCTTGTACTACTGGGCTTTCTGCTTCAATTTTCGTAAAAGAGTTGACTATCAGTGCTGAATTTCCAAATTTAAGATGTAGCGTCCCAGTTGAACTTTTTCTGCCCACAATTCATATTCTAGCCGCAGATGTGCTGGCAAGGGGTGACCACTGAGGGTTAAACTTTTAGTAAAATTTCGTAAGCGAATTGGCTCTTTAGATTGCAATGACTCTGTTGGTAACCAATAACGACTCACACCATAAACGCCCTGTTCCCAGAAGTGCCGATAACTCACTTGAGCATTACCTTGCATGGTCATAATTACTCGGTAAGGGGAAATCTCCAACCACAAAATTCTGGGGCTGTTGGGGGCATAAGCATTGTTCCTGTTTTGAGCTAGCGTGTCCTCTGAACTTGATAAACTCGCTACTTCACAGCTAATAAGGGGCGGTGCGGTCAACAGTAAATGGAATCGGTCAGTATCTTTTTGATACAATGTCCCGGCAGTTTCGACAACAGACCAGACTGGCAGGTCAGTGGAAATAATTGATAAGCACACGGGCTTGCGGTGATGAGTCAGCATGGGAGCGATTAAGAGCTAGAAGCTATTGAATAAAATGAAATGAACACTCTTTGGCTTGTCTGCTTAAGCAAATAAATAGTAAAACATCTTTCATGTTAACTGAATCTGCTGATTGATTAAGATAGACAAATTAGGACACAAACTGGTAATGTGCTGGGTTAAACAGTGAAAATTAGGCTTTTTCTCCAGAAAGGTTACCCGAAAATTCAGCTTGTAATACTTGTGTGAAGACTCTTAGGTTACCGATTCAATATAGTGGTAGTCGGGATAGATGCAAAATTTTTTCTTCAGGGCTGCTTAGATGATGGTAGAGCGGGTAGAAAAATTGAATATTAAGATTTACTTTGGGTAGATTTGAGTAATCTTCAGATCACGAAAAGCGATAAGATACTAGGCGGAAGTGACTAACGGCGGCGAATGAAGTCGCTGATGAACTTCCAGTGTATTCAAAAGCCAGTGTATCCTAATGTCGGCTGCTGTCATAACCGTAGAAACTCAAGAAAACCTTTCTCAGAAGTTAGTTATTCAGCGACCTCCTTTTGGGCTGTCCCTACAAGGTCGCATCCGGGTTCCTGGGGATAAATCTATTTCCCACCGTGCTCTCATGTTGGGTGCTATGGCTGGAGGTGACACTCAGATTCAAGGACTTCTTTTGGGAGAAGACCCCCGCAGCACTGCTAGCTGTTTTCGAGCTATGGGTGCGGACATTTCGGAATTAAATCCAGAATTTGTGCGGGTTAAAGGTATTGGTCTGGGAAATTTCTCTGAACCGGTTGATGTGTTAAATGCTGGTAACTCTGGCACGACACTGCGACTGATGTTAGGACTTTTGGCATCTCATCCAGGGCGCTTTTTTACTGTAACAGGCGATAGTTCTTTGCGATCGCGTCCCATGTCCCGTGTTGTTAAACCTTTGCAACAAATGGGGGGCCAAATTTGGGGACGTAATGGCAGTGCTTTAGCACCCTTGGCAATTCAAGGACAAGCCCTCAAACCGATTCATTATCACTCGCCTATCGCCTCAGCCCAAGTTAAATCCTGCATCCTGCTGGCGGGTTTAATGACTGAGGGACAAACTACCGTTACCGAACCCGCCTTATCGCGAGATCACAGTGAACGGATGTTCCGGGCTTTTGGGGCAGAACTCAGCATCGACCCGGAAACCAATAGCGTTACCGTTACTGGCCCGGCTCGACTGTATGGGCAGAAAGTAATTGTACCAGGAGATATCAGTTCAGCTGCCTTTTGGTTAGTCGCAGGGGCAATTGTCCCAGGTTCTGACTTGGTAATTGAAAATGTCGGCGTTAATCCTACCCGCACTGGTATTTTAGAAGCTTTGGCGCTGATGGGAGCAGATATCCAACGGGAAAATGAGCGAGAAGTTGCTGGTGAACCAGTAGCTGATTTGCGAGTGCGTTCTAGTGCAATGCATTGCTGCACCATAGCCGGGGATATTATCCCGAGATTGATTGATGAAATTCCGATTTTGGCGGTGGCGGCGGCATTTGCCGAAGGGACAACCATTATTCGGGATGCAGAAGAGTTGCGGGTCAAAGAAAGCGATCGCATTACTGTCATGGCCCAGCAACTCAATAAAATGGGCGCCAAAGTCACCGAATTACCTGATGGTATGGAAATTACTGGCGGTACAACCCTTGTGGGTACTGATCTAGATAGCCATACAGATCATCGCATTGCCATGAGTTTAGCGATCGCATCTCTAGTCGCCACCGGCACCACCACCATTCACCGTGCCGAAGCAGCTGCCATCTCATACCCAAACTTTACCGCCACTCTCGCAGAAGTTTGTCAGTAAATTTGGTCATGGGTAATCGGTATTGAGAAAAGACTTGGGAGAGACGAATTCAATAATTTCCCCTTCTCTTCCAGTTCACTTTTCGGCCATCAGAGTGATACCCCAATTACCCATGATCTATTATTTATTACCAGTCATTTTGTATCTATTGTTTACAGACTCTAACGGTTTCCTTTTCCCTGCTGATATAACTCAGATCATTCAGCTTCTATAGATATCTATTGCTTTCGGACTTTGCCTCTGTTATTTTGTCCACCATTATCTCACTACAAGCCACGATAGACTACTTGTGTAATTTCAATATTTTGCGTTGGAGAACTTACTTTTATGGCTTGGCTACAAAGACTATTTGGTTTAGAAAAACCAGCAGATGCTCAAGTGAATCCTGATACAACTTTAGTTGCTGATAACTCTTCAGACGGCGAAACTATCCCTATTGAGCGAGTGGGACTGAGTGGGGAATATGACCAAAGTGGTCTGGCAAAAAGAGTCGCCCTTGCTTTTGACGAAGACTCCCGGTTTGATGAGATTAATTCCCTCTATGTCGCTCAGTTGGGAACTACAGTGGTTTTAAAAGGGCAAGTCCCCAGTCAAGACATTCTGGATCAGTTGGTCGAGATTGCAAGAGTTGTTAACGGTGCTACTGATGTCGTCACCGACGAAGTCACAGTCGGCTAAAATAGTTTACTTCAATCAGAAAGGAGATTTATTCGTTGACTAGGCTTCCCCATTATAGAATCCAGTAGCATCTCGAATTTTTAATAGCCAATTCTTTTGGGCAGCAC includes the following:
- a CDS encoding BON domain-containing protein encodes the protein MAWLQRLFGLEKPADAQVNPDTTLVADNSSDGETIPIERVGLSGEYDQSGLAKRVALAFDEDSRFDEINSLYVAQLGTTVVLKGQVPSQDILDQLVEIARVVNGATDVVTDEVTVG
- a CDS encoding thymidylate synthase, whose product is MIETSQATQFRYAAQHKPNQLIYGTGQTAVITGWTVRDAIAKHLQPSEYAVIGQLYSPTRGINLLIRNLLHNPHVRFLVVLNATKEDKNAGACQCLLDFFRNGVEESISDTGRKSWVIRSAIPGYIDIDIDINALEKLRHSVNWQEAKSITEAVNQVKSYAQKAAIQPWGVPLDFPMSAVEPTVLPGPRYGHRIEGKTIAETWVKIIHRIKTTGTIRPTGYDGQWQELIDLIAIVTDEPADFYFPEPNYLPIDRSFIQEYISQILDDAPQQEGVKYTYGQRLRSWFGRDQIQEVIDKLVADIDSARAVMSLWDASHDANDSPPCLNHIWVRIVDHQLSLTATFRSNDMFSAWPANAMGLRELQRYICDAITQKSNHVLKMGPLITISQSAHIYDDCFENTENVITSQYTKICQQRDYADPAGSFVITVQDSSIFVEHMTPGSGEVVNCYSGKSASQLSRQIVADCPGLQVEHAIYLGSELQKAEIALSNKQELIYEQDKQLKIHFIEN
- a CDS encoding glycosyltransferase family 4 protein → MKLKIAIVVHGRFHAFDLARELIKQGNDVTLFTNYPKNIVEKFGINKKHVKSFLIHGIFARISGKVQRILDQVNLEALLHTKFSSWATQIIVKQEYDVVYAFSGVAEEIFQALSNKHVLKAVVRGSAHIRTQFQILSAEEKRARVSVDKPSNWIIAREEREYQISDLVIVLSTFAKRSFIDQGIVQEKLKVLPLGTQLEKFYPVRQVIKERCHRISSKNPLRVLMVGTYSYRKGAIDFSKIAELGGNHFQFKFVGNVNSEVSQLVQNSSGNIEFIPKQPQYELPEFYAWADIFIFTTIEDGYAVVLAQAQAAGIPILSTTNCASLDIVVEGETGWILPIRSPESFVERLMWCDQHRQDLVQMVWRIYQNFQPRDWAEVAADFVDISYTEISKKLEV
- the aroA gene encoding 3-phosphoshikimate 1-carboxyvinyltransferase, giving the protein MSAAVITVETQENLSQKLVIQRPPFGLSLQGRIRVPGDKSISHRALMLGAMAGGDTQIQGLLLGEDPRSTASCFRAMGADISELNPEFVRVKGIGLGNFSEPVDVLNAGNSGTTLRLMLGLLASHPGRFFTVTGDSSLRSRPMSRVVKPLQQMGGQIWGRNGSALAPLAIQGQALKPIHYHSPIASAQVKSCILLAGLMTEGQTTVTEPALSRDHSERMFRAFGAELSIDPETNSVTVTGPARLYGQKVIVPGDISSAAFWLVAGAIVPGSDLVIENVGVNPTRTGILEALALMGADIQRENEREVAGEPVADLRVRSSAMHCCTIAGDIIPRLIDEIPILAVAAAFAEGTTIIRDAEELRVKESDRITVMAQQLNKMGAKVTELPDGMEITGGTTLVGTDLDSHTDHRIAMSLAIASLVATGTTTIHRAEAAAISYPNFTATLAEVCQ